In the Jatrophihabitans endophyticus genome, one interval contains:
- a CDS encoding DNRLRE domain-containing protein, with amino-acid sequence MAIGDAEDTYVQDNVTANVGAASTLRAGSYSGHAARSYIRFGDMSALAGADIQSAVLNAYYTGANSCTSASIAKWALAAHPVTSAWSKQGITWATKPSVSYASAYTAEANFAHGIEGTCANAWDTIDLQKMVQAWSNGTITNYGVVLNGSESTGNTQAWTFCSRNPASSGSACIYSSRVPTLSITYVEAKPDAATYDPDPVPTTTPPDESTTPDSPQEQPTTAPISKTFGGTLYNANGTPQANVPVTIYDADADAPGNVSESNPFDTPIVGTATTDSSGQWTYTLPDPLPAALQAEADDNSGVLDLDVRAVGAATDGTVLESLTTVSVGVGASDDPAGGSLLAQMAAAKQNSSKTALHVASSNDLDISDTSDEDAEGNFTPGQVTASGTTTDATTGDTTTVPATQIVDSGTTDVESTRDNTPQTAGYSGNPDVVNGTDYRSANVQGATVETTAAAAEAHSQSPVGQLSCDRPKVVKEKNAIRYTVIGEAHAYWNAKASFFYEKKMGTSTEIKASINGKFWSVSGSVTHEIAMTR; translated from the coding sequence GTGGCCATCGGCGACGCCGAGGACACCTACGTCCAGGACAACGTCACCGCCAACGTCGGCGCCGCGTCCACCCTGCGCGCCGGTTCCTACTCGGGCCACGCGGCGCGGAGCTACATCCGATTCGGCGACATGTCCGCCCTCGCCGGCGCCGACATCCAATCTGCGGTGCTCAACGCCTACTACACCGGCGCCAACTCCTGCACCAGCGCCAGCATCGCGAAGTGGGCGCTCGCCGCCCACCCCGTCACCTCGGCCTGGTCCAAGCAGGGCATCACCTGGGCGACCAAACCCTCGGTCTCCTACGCCTCCGCCTACACGGCGGAAGCCAACTTCGCCCACGGCATCGAAGGCACCTGCGCCAACGCCTGGGACACCATCGACCTGCAGAAGATGGTCCAGGCATGGAGCAACGGGACGATCACCAACTACGGCGTCGTCCTCAACGGCAGCGAAAGCACCGGCAACACCCAAGCCTGGACCTTCTGCTCCCGCAACCCCGCCAGCTCGGGCAGCGCATGCATCTACTCCTCACGCGTTCCGACGCTGTCGATCACCTACGTCGAAGCCAAGCCCGACGCGGCTACCTACGACCCGGACCCGGTCCCGACCACTACACCTCCGGACGAGTCGACGACCCCCGATTCCCCTCAAGAACAGCCCACCACCGCGCCCATAAGCAAGACCTTCGGCGGCACCCTCTACAACGCGAACGGAACGCCCCAGGCGAACGTGCCGGTGACAATTTACGACGCCGATGCCGACGCGCCCGGCAACGTGAGCGAATCCAACCCTTTCGATACGCCAATCGTTGGTACCGCCACCACGGACTCCTCCGGCCAGTGGACGTACACACTGCCCGACCCGTTGCCGGCCGCCTTGCAAGCCGAGGCTGACGACAATTCGGGCGTTCTGGATCTCGACGTCCGCGCTGTCGGCGCCGCCACCGACGGCACCGTCCTCGAGTCGCTGACCACTGTCTCGGTCGGCGTCGGGGCATCGGACGACCCCGCGGGCGGCAGCCTGCTCGCCCAAATGGCTGCCGCGAAGCAGAACTCCTCGAAAACGGCTCTGCACGTCGCCTCGTCCAACGACCTCGACATCAGCGACACCTCCGACGAAGACGCCGAAGGCAACTTCACTCCCGGCCAGGTCACAGCGAGCGGAACGACGACCGACGCAACCACTGGAGACACGACCACCGTCCCGGCTACGCAGATCGTGGACTCTGGGACCACGGACGTCGAGTCAACCCGCGACAACACCCCGCAGACCGCCGGCTACTCCGGCAATCCAGACGTGGTGAACGGCACCGACTACCGATCCGCGAACGTCCAGGGCGCCACCGTCGAGACAACAGCCGCAGCGGCTGAAGCTCACAGCCAGAGCCCTGTTGGGCAACTCTCTTGCGACCGGCCCAAGGTGGTCAAGGAGAAGAACGCGATCCGGTACACCGTCATCGGCGAGGCCCATGCTTACTGGAACGCCAAGGCGTCCTTCTTCTACGAGAAGAAGATGGGCACCAGCACCGAAATCAAGGCCAGCATCAACGGTAAGTTCTGGAGCGTTTCCGGCAGCGTGACCCACGAAATCGCGATGACTAGGTGA
- a CDS encoding recombinase family protein has protein sequence MAHLYGYARVSTLEQDPALQHDALTAAGCARIFTDHASGKLDHRPQLDDLLERVLPGDTIVVWRLDRLGRNLHHLITTVTELGQRDIGFRSLTEGLDATTPAGRLLFGIMASLAQFERDLIRERTLAGLEAARARGRNGGRRTVMTPDKITVARQMYDTGNHTVQQIADTLGVGRATIYRHLSNEPSGA, from the coding sequence ATGGCCCACCTGTACGGCTACGCCCGCGTCTCCACCCTCGAACAAGACCCGGCCCTGCAGCACGACGCGCTCACCGCGGCCGGCTGCGCCCGGATCTTCACCGACCACGCCTCCGGCAAACTCGACCACCGCCCCCAACTCGACGACCTGCTCGAACGCGTGCTGCCCGGCGACACGATCGTGGTCTGGCGCCTGGACCGGCTCGGCCGCAACTTGCACCACCTCATCACCACCGTCACCGAACTCGGCCAACGCGACATCGGGTTCCGGTCCCTGACCGAAGGCCTGGACGCCACCACCCCCGCCGGCCGGCTGCTGTTCGGCATCATGGCCAGCCTCGCCCAGTTCGAACGCGACCTCATCCGCGAACGCACCCTCGCCGGCCTCGAGGCCGCCCGCGCCCGCGGCCGCAACGGCGGCCGCCGCACCGTCATGACCCCGGACAAGATCACCGTCGCCCGCCAGATGTACGACACCGGCAACCACACCGTCCAACAGATCGCCGACACCCTCGGCGTCGGCCGCGCCACCATCTATAGGCACTTGAGCAACGAACCGTCGGGTGCCTGA